One genomic window of Salipiger abyssi includes the following:
- a CDS encoding enoyl-CoA hydratase-related protein, with protein MGDVVTLERQGAVAVITLNRPEQRNCVNGAVSAALRDAVKQVEADDALRVTVLRGAGRVFCAGMDLKAFAARDVSGILDGEGGFAGFVRLPRTKPVIAAVQGAALAGGLEVMLACDMAIAERGTKFGLPEARLGLLAAAGGVFRLAQRIPPVKARELVLTGGLFGAEEAERYGLLNRVVEEGGAFDAAMALAAEIVASAPRSVATGLELSRYLELEAEARAWPVNDALFEEIFASQDALEGARAFTEKRAPAWTGT; from the coding sequence ATGGGAGATGTCGTGACGCTGGAGCGGCAGGGCGCGGTTGCGGTCATCACGCTGAACCGGCCCGAGCAGCGCAACTGCGTGAACGGGGCGGTCTCTGCCGCGCTGCGCGACGCGGTGAAGCAGGTCGAGGCCGATGACGCGCTGCGGGTCACGGTGCTGCGCGGTGCGGGCCGGGTGTTCTGCGCGGGCATGGATCTCAAGGCCTTTGCGGCGCGCGATGTCTCGGGAATTCTCGACGGTGAGGGCGGGTTTGCCGGCTTCGTGCGCCTGCCGAGAACCAAGCCGGTGATCGCGGCGGTGCAGGGGGCGGCGCTGGCCGGCGGGCTCGAGGTGATGCTGGCCTGCGACATGGCGATTGCCGAGCGCGGCACGAAATTCGGCCTGCCCGAGGCACGGCTGGGTCTGCTGGCGGCGGCGGGCGGGGTGTTCCGCCTGGCGCAGCGCATCCCGCCGGTCAAGGCGCGGGAGCTGGTGCTGACCGGCGGCCTGTTCGGTGCCGAGGAGGCGGAGCGCTACGGTCTGCTGAACCGCGTGGTCGAGGAGGGCGGGGCGTTTGATGCCGCCATGGCGCTGGCCGCCGAGATCGTCGCCAGCGCGCCCCGGTCGGTGGCCACCGGACTGGAGCTGTCGCGCTATCTCGAGCTGGAGGCGGAAGCGCGCGCCTGGCCGGTCAACGACGCGCTGTTCGAGGAGATCTTTGCCTCGCAGGACGCGCTGGAAGGCGCGCGGGCCTTTACGGAGAAGCGGGCGCCGGCCTGGACGGGGACATGA
- a CDS encoding acetyl-CoA C-acetyltransferase translates to MSDAYIVETLRTPGGRRKGALSGWHPADMAGEVLNALVERTGIDPAAIDDVIMGCVTKAGEQGFNIGRNAVLASRLPDTVPAVTVDRQCGSSQQALHFAAQAVKSGAQDIVIAAGVESMTRVPMFADMTVLAKAGIGEGPVSPRIRERYGVTEFSQFRGAEMIAQKHGLSRDDLDAYALESHRRAAEATRSGAFEREILPLEIAEGTHRHDEGIRFDATAESIGGVDLLAEGGVLSAANASQICDGASGALIVSERALKAHGLTPIARVVEMCVTAGDPVIMLEEPITATQRALQRSGLTLEEIALYEVNEAFAPIPLAWMAQLDADPARTNAHGGAIALGHPLGASGTRLLSTLVYALRKRGERYGLQTMCEGGGTANVTIVEAL, encoded by the coding sequence ATGTCGGACGCCTATATCGTTGAAACCCTCCGCACCCCCGGCGGGCGCCGAAAGGGTGCGCTCTCTGGCTGGCATCCCGCCGACATGGCCGGGGAGGTACTGAACGCGCTGGTCGAGCGCACCGGGATCGACCCTGCCGCCATCGACGACGTGATCATGGGATGCGTGACCAAGGCAGGCGAGCAGGGGTTCAATATCGGGCGCAACGCGGTGCTCGCCTCGCGCCTGCCCGATACGGTGCCGGCTGTGACCGTCGACCGGCAATGCGGCAGCTCGCAACAGGCGCTGCATTTCGCCGCGCAGGCGGTGAAATCCGGCGCGCAGGACATCGTCATCGCGGCAGGGGTCGAGAGCATGACCCGGGTGCCGATGTTTGCCGACATGACCGTGCTGGCCAAGGCCGGCATCGGCGAGGGGCCGGTGAGCCCGCGCATCCGCGAGCGCTATGGCGTGACCGAGTTCAGCCAGTTCAGGGGCGCCGAGATGATCGCGCAGAAGCACGGTCTGAGCCGCGACGATCTCGATGCCTACGCGCTCGAAAGCCATCGCCGCGCGGCGGAAGCCACGCGCTCGGGCGCCTTCGAGCGCGAGATCCTGCCGCTGGAGATCGCCGAGGGCACGCATCGCCATGACGAGGGCATCCGTTTTGACGCCACCGCCGAGAGCATCGGCGGCGTCGATCTTCTGGCCGAGGGCGGCGTGCTGAGCGCCGCCAATGCCAGCCAGATCTGCGACGGCGCCTCGGGTGCGCTGATCGTCAGCGAGCGGGCGCTCAAGGCGCATGGGCTGACCCCGATCGCGCGGGTGGTGGAGATGTGCGTGACCGCCGGCGATCCGGTGATCATGCTGGAAGAGCCGATCACCGCCACGCAGCGCGCCCTGCAACGCTCCGGCCTGACGCTGGAGGAGATCGCGCTCTATGAGGTGAACGAGGCCTTCGCGCCGATCCCGCTTGCATGGATGGCGCAGCTCGACGCCGATCCGGCGCGGACCAATGCGCATGGCGGCGCCATCGCGCTCGGTCATCCGCTGGGCGCCAGCGGCACGCGGCTGCTCTCGACGCTGGTGTATGCGCTGCGGAAACGCGGCGAGCGCTACGGGTTGCAGACCATGTGCGAGGGCGGCGGCACCGCGAACGTGACGATTGTCGAGGCACTGTAA